Part of the Crossiella cryophila genome, TGGTGCTGGGCAGCGTGGCGGCGCAGCGGCTGGCGGTGACCCAGCCGGGCGAGCAGGTCTTCCTGGGCGGCAAGTGGTTCACCGTGATCGGCATCCTGGAACCGATGCCGCTGGCCGAGGAGCTGGACCGCTCGGCCATGGTGAGCTGGCAGGTGGCCAAGGAGCAGCTCGGTTTCGACGGTCACCCGACCACGGTCTACGAGCGTTCGCTGGAGTCCACCGTGGAGCAGGTGCGCAACGTGCTGGCCGCCACGGTGAACCCGAAGAACCCGGATGAGGTCAAGGTCAGCAGGCCCTCGGACGCGCTGGCCGCGCAGATCCAGGCCAAGGCCACCTTCACCACGCTCTTCCTCGGGCTGGGCGCGGTGGCGCTGCTCGTGGGCGGCGTCGGGGTGGCGAACACGATGGTGATCTCCGTGCTGGAACGGCGATCCGAGATCGGTCTGCGGCGCTCGCTCGGGGCGGGTCGCGGACAGGTGCGGGCGCAGTTCCTCACCGAGGCGGTGTTGTTGTCCGGGCTTGGCGGGGTGTTCGGGGTCCTGCTGGGGCTGGGGGTCAGCATCGTCTACGCGATGAGCAACGACTGGCCGGTGGCGCTTCCGGTGGAGGCGATCGCCGGCGGCGTCGGGGCCTCGGTGCTCATCGGCACCCTGGCGGGGTGGTTCCCCGCCGGGCGTGCGGCCAAGCTGTCGCCGACGGTTGCGCTCGCGGCGGCCTGAGCCGCACACCACAGAGATCAGGCGCCTCTCCCCCGGGGAACGGTAGGGGAGAGGCGCCTGATTTCGCTTGTTATTCCGTAGTCGTATTACGATTATGCGGCGTAGCCCTTTCCACCGATCCAGGTGCCCAGGTTGTGCGTGCTGATCCAGTAGGCGCGCGGCACGTTGGACCAGCCACCGCCACCCGCTCCCTCACCGGCCGGGTCGGCGATCAGCACCGTGTTGCCGTAGTCGCCGTAACCGACGATCGCGACGTAGTGGTAGATGGTGCCGCCCGGGTAGCCCGGCGGGCGCCAGCCGCTGATCACGTTGGCCACCATCGGGTAGCCGTTGTCCAGGTTGAGCAGCACATCCCGCTTGAGCAGGTCCCGCTGGGCCTGGGTGGGCGGGTCGTACATGTTCTTGGCCGCGAACCACTGGGTGTTCGCGAACCGGTTGAGCGCGTTGCGGACCAGGCCGATGTGGTCGGTGCCGCCGGTGTGCGTGCCCATGTAGTTGGCCAGCGTCTGCTGGCTGGGCGGACTGACCCGGGTGCTCAGCGCGATCCAGGTGGAACCGGGACCACACCAGTAACCGGTCTGCTGTCGTTGCCAGCTGTAGTTGAGAACTCGGCTTTGCGCCTGCACACCCAGGTCGTGAGAGGCGATGGCCGCCGCCTTCTCCGGTGCCGGGGCCTCTGTGGCGGTTGCCAGACCGGCGCTGCCCATCAGCAGGGCGACGGCGCTGACCAGCACCATCGTGATGAGTCGTCGAGTCATGCTCGCTCCCGTCCTTGCCAGTTGCGGTAGTGGAAGTTTCACTGGACGGTGGGTGTTTTGGCTTTCTTATTCACCTATATCTGAAAAGCGCAGGTCCAGTTAGCTTTCGCGGTGTTCGGGGAAGTGAGACCGCCCATGCTGCGAATACATTTCACACCGGAGGACCTGGGGCGGACCAGGGTGGCCAATGCGCCCGATCCGCTCTGGGAGTCGATGCTCAGCCTGCACCGGTTGCGCGCCAGGGACGGCACGCTGGTGTTCGGCCAGTGGCGCGCGCGGGTGCGCGGCGGGCTGGCCACCGCGCAGTGCCGCCCGGAACTGCGCATGCTGCTGCCGCTGGTGCCCCAGCGCGGTTATTTCCCGGACTTCCTCACCCCGGCCGATGCCAGGTCGGGCTGGCAGGCCGGGATAGACGCGCTGCTGCACACCCCGGCCAGCCGGTTGCGCTCGGAACTGGAGCTGCTGGCCGGCCGCCAGCACCTGCCGTCCTGGGCGGCCGGACTGGCCGATGGCGACCCTGACCTGCTGCAACGGCTGGCCGCCGCGCTGACCGCGTACTACGAGCTGGCGGTGGCCCCCTTCAGCGGCGCGTTGCAGGCCCACCTGGACGCCGACCGCGCGCTGCGGGCCCGTTCGCTGCTCGACGGCGGCGCGGAGGGCCTGCTGGCCGGGCTGCGGCCGATGATGCGCTGGCAGAACCCGGTGCTGGAGGTGGACTACCCGACCGAGCAGGAACTGCACCTGGACGGCAGGGGGCTGCTGCTGGTGCCCTCGTTCTTCTGCTGGCGGCACCCGATCAGCCTGCTGGACCCGACCCAGCCGCCGGTGCTGGTCTACCCGGTGGAGAAGGACCCGGCCTGGTTCGGCGGCCCGGCCGAGTCCACCGAGCAGGCGGTGGCCGCGTTGCTGGGCAGCACCAGGGCGGCGGTGCTGGCCACCGTCGGCATCGGCTGCACCACCGGGGAGCTGGCCCGCCGCCTCCGGATCTCCCCGGCCTCGGCGAGCCAGCACACCACGGTGTTGCGCAACGCGGGCCTGATCACCAGCCGCCGCAACGGCCCGGTGGTGCTGCACACCCAGACCCCGCTGGGCGCCCGGCTGCTCCGGCCCTGATCACCAGGTCCGGTCCACGAAGTTGCTGTCCACGTAGATCTCCCAGCCGTAGTGCGATTCCAGGTGGCCGCCGGTGTACTGCTTGATCCGCCGCCGCTGCCACATGTCCCCGCGCACGTACCGGCTCTCCACGTTGGCCGCGCCGTCCCAGTGCGCCATCCAGATGTGGTCCGGCAACGGGAAGCCGGGCGCGTTGGCGATGGCCTGGATACCGGTGGCGGCACTGCTGTAGACGCCGGTGCGGTAGCCACGCTGGTGCACCCGGATGATCCAGGAACGCAGGTAGTTCAGCACCGCGTCCCGGCATTCCCCGTTGCCAGGGTCGAAGCTCTCCATGTCGTTGTAGATCGTGCTGCCACCGCCGATGCCCAGCCGCCCGGCCTGGTGCGCCGCGTCATCCCCGTCCGCCCAGCCCTGGTGACCCGCGTTGGCCGGGTCGATCTTGTTGCGGAACCCGGTGCACGGGGCCTGCAGCCCGACGTAGACCGGCAGCAGCCGCCAGCCGCGGTTGGTCTGCCGGTGCACCCAGTCCCAGCTCAGGAACCGTTGGCTGCACGCCTTGCTGATGCCGCCGATGTAGATGCCGACCGCACGGTAGGGCGAGTACTTCAGCCAGGTGTCCATGCCCTCGTTGGCCGGCGCGGTACAGGTGTCGAACCCGTGCCCGGTGAAGTCACCCGGCGTGTTCACCCACGAGGTGGTCCGCGGCAGCGCCTCGGTCACCGACCGGGCCGCCATCGGCACCGCGCGCGCGGTGAGCCGCGCCGAGTCCAGCACCGCCCGGATCCCCGCCACCGAATCCCCGTAGGAGGCCGTGACCAGCACTCCCGCCGCAGGCACCTGCAGGCTGATCTCGTGCCCGGCGGTCTCCGGCAGCACCGCCACCCCGGCCGCCCCCGCACCCGCCGTCACCGTGTCCGACCGGACCGGCGCCTCCGCCAGGGGTTCGATCAGCAGCGCCTCGGTCCGACCCACCACAGTGGACGGACAGATCGGCTGATCTCCCTGCTTCCCCAGGTAAACCACGTTCTGATCGAACCGGACACACCGCCGCGGCGCGGCGTCCAGGTCGACCACCTCCCACGACCCAGGCACCAGCACCTGGTAGCCCCGGTAGTCCACCAGCCGTAACGGTTCCGCAAGTGCGTCCGGAGTGGACAGTCCGGCGGTAAGTCCTAAAAGGACGACCAATCCGCGAATCGGGTGTGCTGACAGGGACCTGAGCGGCATGATGCCTCCCGGATGCGCGCTGCGCTCGACCAGCAGCGTGCCACCGCACCCCGAACCGCGCCGGACCGCGCCACGTTATCCACCCCGAAGGGTGAGTCCCACGACGCCCAGCTCAGCCCCCCGGCAACCGAGCCTGCATGATCCCCGGAATGCCCCGCCCCCTGTCCGGACCCCGTGACGGACGGCAAAAACGCCCCCACCACGACATCGCGGAAGCCCAACGCCCACAACAGCCAACACGGCGTACAAGAACGGCCAACACACCGTACGACAACGGCCAACACTGGGTACAAGAACGGCCAACACGCCGGGGAGGGGTTCGGGTTTGAACCCCCTCCGCGCGTGTTGGCCGTTGTCGTACCGAGTGTTGGCCGTTCTTGTACGCCACGTTGGCCGTTTTGGGACGCCAACCAGGCAGGCGGGCGAAGCCCGGGAACGCTGCGGCTAGGCGGTTCACACGCGCCGCGACCGGGCGAAGCCCGAACAGGCGGCCGGGGTGGCTTTTCAACACTCCCCGAGCGGTTCCCCCATCCCCGTCAGCCTGGAGAGGACACACCACATCCCGGGCAAGCGG contains:
- a CDS encoding ABC transporter permease, with amino-acid sequence MIRRRSTAPGELPKLPRSARISVLDLVRAGLTGVFGRPARAILSALGIAIGVAAMVSVLGISASSQAELQAKLAALGTNMLKVGAGQTMFGDAAKLPEDASAMVRNIRSVQQAASVAALKAKVLRSDKENPNNTGGLSVEAVEQNLLEPLGGKIKSGAWFNAATAKYPAVVLGSVAAQRLAVTQPGEQVFLGGKWFTVIGILEPMPLAEELDRSAMVSWQVAKEQLGFDGHPTTVYERSLESTVEQVRNVLAATVNPKNPDEVKVSRPSDALAAQIQAKATFTTLFLGLGAVALLVGGVGVANTMVISVLERRSEIGLRRSLGAGRGQVRAQFLTEAVLLSGLGGVFGVLLGLGVSIVYAMSNDWPVALPVEAIAGGVGASVLIGTLAGWFPAGRAAKLSPTVALAAA
- a CDS encoding C39 family peptidase — translated: MTRRLITMVLVSAVALLMGSAGLATATEAPAPEKAAAIASHDLGVQAQSRVLNYSWQRQQTGYWCGPGSTWIALSTRVSPPSQQTLANYMGTHTGGTDHIGLVRNALNRFANTQWFAAKNMYDPPTQAQRDLLKRDVLLNLDNGYPMVANVISGWRPPGYPGGTIYHYVAIVGYGDYGNTVLIADPAGEGAGGGGWSNVPRAYWISTHNLGTWIGGKGYAA
- a CDS encoding ArsR/SmtB family transcription factor, with translation MLRIHFTPEDLGRTRVANAPDPLWESMLSLHRLRARDGTLVFGQWRARVRGGLATAQCRPELRMLLPLVPQRGYFPDFLTPADARSGWQAGIDALLHTPASRLRSELELLAGRQHLPSWAAGLADGDPDLLQRLAAALTAYYELAVAPFSGALQAHLDADRALRARSLLDGGAEGLLAGLRPMMRWQNPVLEVDYPTEQELHLDGRGLLLVPSFFCWRHPISLLDPTQPPVLVYPVEKDPAWFGGPAESTEQAVAALLGSTRAAVLATVGIGCTTGELARRLRISPASASQHTTVLRNAGLITSRRNGPVVLHTQTPLGARLLRP
- a CDS encoding glycoside hydrolase domain-containing protein; amino-acid sequence: MDYRGYQVLVPGSWEVVDLDAAPRRCVRFDQNVVYLGKQGDQPICPSTVVGRTEALLIEPLAEAPVRSDTVTAGAGAAGVAVLPETAGHEISLQVPAAGVLVTASYGDSVAGIRAVLDSARLTARAVPMAARSVTEALPRTTSWVNTPGDFTGHGFDTCTAPANEGMDTWLKYSPYRAVGIYIGGISKACSQRFLSWDWVHRQTNRGWRLLPVYVGLQAPCTGFRNKIDPANAGHQGWADGDDAAHQAGRLGIGGGSTIYNDMESFDPGNGECRDAVLNYLRSWIIRVHQRGYRTGVYSSAATGIQAIANAPGFPLPDHIWMAHWDGAANVESRYVRGDMWQRRRIKQYTGGHLESHYGWEIYVDSNFVDRTW